The nucleotide sequence AAATTTTACTTCGTGTCCTTCGTGGTTTAATCTCTTTTAGTCTAACGACGGAGCTAAGCTGCGGCGGGCTTGCCCGCCGTCAGCTTCAGCGATTGGTTAGAATCCTTTTTTTATTTTCTCACACAAAGCCTCAAAGCACACAAAGATTTATTCTATATTCTCCATTGACTATTCTTGATATTCCATCTTTCATCAGAGCTTCTCCAAAATTTAGCAGATATCCGAGCTTACATCCACTTAATCTCAAATAAGTCAAAACCTGCTTCTTATGTGCTTTGTTTACGGATTCAACAGATTTTAACTCAATTATTACTTTGTTCTCAACGAGAATATCTGTTCGGAAGCCTTCGTCAAATTTTATCCCCTGATATTCTATCGGAATGGGTACTTGTCTGTTGACTGACAAACCACGTTTCTCAAGCTTATGGGCAAGTATAACTTCATAAACAGTTTCAAGCAATCCTGGTCCAAGTTCCTTATGTAACTCAATCGCTGTATCAACTATGATTTCTCCAATTTTATTTTCATTCATCTCTGTGTTCTTCGTGTCTTTGTGTGATTATTTTATAATTCTAACGATAGAGCTCACCTGCTGCGAGGGGGGAATTACCACTAAACTTTCATAAGCAAGATAAAACTTTGGGGAATTACAGAACTATCTCAATCACGCCACAGCCCCTCGCAGTCAGGTGCAGCGATTGGTTAGAAAAAGATGCACTCCGCCGTCTTTTTTTCTTTTCTCCTTGCTGGCTAAAGTATCTTATTTCAGAATACCAATTCACAATTCAACAGGCTGTTG is from bacterium and encodes:
- a CDS encoding GxxExxY protein, with product MNENKIGEIIVDTAIELHKELGPGLLETVYEVILAHKLEKRGLSVNRQVPIPIEYQGIKFDEGFRTDILVENKVIIELKSVESVNKAHKKQVLTYLRLSGCKLGYLLNFGEALMKDGISRIVNGEYRINLCVL